One segment of Drosophila mauritiana strain mau12 chromosome 3R, ASM438214v1, whole genome shotgun sequence DNA contains the following:
- the LOC117143831 gene encoding DNA-binding protein RFX2 isoform X1, with protein sequence MTTRLAPQRQFILSTRSAIVDATSPPEDSAEEQQQLTVEVESATNGVIGGSTTNSTTSPPPHAEQFEFCTEDGVVVSATLEDVMTQVKLLPLLQNCQLLQKKLVDEDDDSTGAVATDADQMEVIRVVLPMDAEDSSSDAHLHGHVVNSSSDTMGTITTTEPNGTTVTHSIPIHSMADLAAIKDGVDLAQQVANGQVTVVQTTEDDDGTPFITVTVSGQEQNYQVQYVDSELYHSNSSQTQMTYPFCPVGDYQGNGQTAYYSTTGQYGATSSAGGSSNGAHSTTLPYLVPVEEGILLNGSAHSLSQSQSQSHGRDSPHSLTVSSRDWERDADRVNGTNRHWVQEVAYIQEAQSTPQTPTSTTTTHSASGGSLGTGGGGASPDSDQSALGSSNKIASATIKWLSRNYETADGVSLPRSTLYNHYMQHCSEHKLEPVNAASFGKLIRSVFSGLRTRRLGTRGNSKYHYYGIRIKPGSLLNSQAMDDKQMLAAGYGPSPDGSGGPGSGPMVSVTSSTAGQLAGSNGLGGGHGQRHSNGTKKHTFKPETYEACIQYIGDGTSALPSFPPIELNHSFNSELTLEDVDTFRGLYREHCESFLDAVLNLEFNTVEFLLRDFWRASDNNNLDECEEEKYLSKTKLYLLCHCAEVQKFVREVDYQFYQNTVDVIIPDVLRSIPNALTQAIRNFAKNLEIWLCESMLGVPEQLAQIKTNAVSAFCQTLRRYTSLNHLAQAARAVLQNGAQISQMLSDLNRVDFHNVQEQAAWVSQCAPAVVQRLESDFKAALQQQSSLEQWASWLQLVVESAMEEYNGKPTYARAARQFLLKWSFYSSMIIRDLTLRSASSFGSFHLIRLLFDEYMFYLVEHKIAEAQDKTAIAVICERMKKDMDFEFECQFAYITSDTEHQTTPSSASSGGDVGNEAKRLKQE encoded by the exons ATGACCACACGCCTGGctccacagcgccagttcatCCTCTCGACGCGCTCTGCCATCGTGGATGCCACCTCGCCACCTGAGGACTcagcggaggagcagcagcagctgaccGTCGAGGTGGAGAGCGCCACCAACGGAGTCATTGGGGGCAGCACCACCAATAGCACCACATCGCCACCGCCGCATGCCGAGCAGTTTGAGTTCTGCACGGAGGATGGCGTCGTTGTGTCCGCCACACTGGAGGATGTCATGACACAG GTAAAACTTTTACCCCTCTTGCAGAACTGCCAGCTCTTGCAGAAGAAACTAGTCGACGAGGACGACGATTCGACAGGAGCAGTAGCCACGGATGCCGATCAGATGGAGGTGATTCGCGTCGTACTGCCCATGGATGCCGAGGACTCGAGCAGCGATGCCCATCTGCACGGGCATGTGGtgaacagcagcagcgacacCATGGGCACCATTACCACCACGGAACCGAATGGAACCACCGTGACCCACTCGATACCCATTCACAGTATGGCCGATCTAGCCGCGATCAAGGATGGTGTGGATCTGGCCCAGCAGGTGGCCAATGGTCAGGTGACCGTGGTGCAGACCACCGAGGATGACGATGGAACGCCCTTCATCACCGTGACAG TTTCGGGCCAGGAGCAGAACTACCAAGTGCAATATGTGGACTCTGAGCTGTACCATAGCAACTCCAGCCAGACGCAAAT GACGTATCCGTTCTGCCCGGTGGGGGACTACCAGGGCAACGGCCAGACGGCGTACTACTCGACCACGGGTCAGTACGGAGCCACCTCGTCGGCCGGAGGCTCCTCGAACGGAGCTCACTCCACGACGCTGCCGTACCTGGTGCCCGTGGAGGAGGGCATCCTCCTCAATGGCTCCGCACACTCGCTGTCACAGTCGCAGTCACAGTCGCATGGACGCGATTCGCCACACAGCCTGACGGTGAGTAGCAGGGATTGGGAGCGGGATGCGGACCGGGTGAACGGAACTAATCGCCACTGGGTGCAGGAGGTCGCGTACATCCAGGAGGCGCAGAGCACGCCCCAGACGCCCACCTCGACGACCACGACCCATTCGGCTAGCGGCGGCAGCCTGGGAACGGGCGGCGGAGGCGCCTCCCCGGATTCCGACCAGAGTGCGctcggcagcagcaacaagatTGCCTCGGCAACG ATCAAGTGGCTGTCGCGCAACTACGAAACGGCGGATGGGGTGAGCCTGCCCAGGAGCACGCTGTACAACCATTACATGCAGCACTGCAGCGAGCACAAGCTGGAGCCCGTGAATGCGGCCAGTTTCGGCAAGCTGATACGTTCCGTGTTCTCCGGACTGCGCACACGTCGCCTGGGCACGCGCGGCAACTCCAAGTATCACTACTATGGCATCCGCATCAAGCCCGGCTCGTTGCTGAACAGCCAGGCGATGGACGACAAGCAGATGCTGGCTGCCGGCTACGGACCATCCCCGGACGGATCCGGCGGACCGGGCAGCGGACCGATGGTCAGCGTCACCAGCAGCACCGCCGGACAACTGGCCGGCTCCAATGGATTGGGCGGTGGCCATGGCCAGCGGCACAGCAACGGCACCAAGAAGCACACCTTCAAGCCGGAAACCTACGAGGCGTGCATTCAG TACATCGGCGATGGAACCAGTGCTCTGCCCTCGTTTCCGCCCATCGAGCTGAACCACAGCTTCAACAGCGAACTGACCCTGGAGGACGTGGACACCTTCCGGGGCCTGTATCGGGAGCACTGCGAGTCCTTCCTGGACGCCGTGCTCAACTTGGAGTTCAACACCGTGGAGTTTCTGCTGCGCGACTTCTGGCGGgccagcgacaacaacaatcTGGACGAGTGCGAGGAGGAGAAGTACTTGAGCAAGACGAAGCTGTATCTGTTGTGCCACTGCGCAGAAGTGCAGAAGTTCGTGCGAGAG GTGGACTATCAATTCTACCAGAACACCGTCGATGTCATCATACCGGATGTGCTCCGCTCTATACCAAACGCCCTGACCCAGGCCATTCGGAACTTCGCCAAGAACTTGGAGATCTGGCTGTGCGAGAGCATGCTGGGCGTGCCGGAGCAGCTGGCCCAGATCAAGACCAATGCCGTCTCGGCATTCTGCCAAACGCTGCGGCGCTACACCTCGCTGAATCACCTGGCGCAGGCGGCTCGAGCAGTGCTCCAGAATGGTGCCCAGATCTCCCAGATGCTAAGCGATCTCAATCGTGTCGATTTCCACAATGTTCAG GAGCAAGCTGCTTGGGTGAGTCAATGTGCGCCCGCCGTGGTCCAGCGCTTGGAGAGCGACTTCAAGGCCGCTCTGCAGCAGCAGAGCTCCCTGGAGCAGTGGGCCAGCTGGCTGCAACTGGTGGTGGAGTCGGCCATGGAGGAGTACAACGGGAAGCCGACTTATGCCAGAGCCGCACGCCAGTTCCTGCTAAAGTGGAGCTTCTACAGCTCTATGATCATTCGGGACCTGACGCTGAGATCCGCCTCCAGCTTCGGAAGCTTCCACCTGATTCGCCTGCTGTTCGATGAGTACATGTTCTACCTGGTGGAGCACAAAATCGCCGAGGCACAAGACAAAACAGCCATTGCGGTCATTTGTGAAAGAATG AAAAAGGACATGGACTTTGAGTTCGAGTGCCAGTTCGCCTACATCACCAGCGACACGGAGCACCAGACGACTCCGAGCTCGGCCAGCAGTGGAGGCGACGTGGGCAACGAGGCCAAGCGACTGAAGCAGGAATGA
- the LOC117143831 gene encoding DNA-binding protein RFX2 isoform X4 produces the protein MTTRLAPQRQFILSTRSAIVDATSPPEDSAEEQQQLTVEVESATNGVIGGSTTNSTTSPPPHAEQFEFCTEDGVVVSATLEDVMTQNCQLLQKKLVDEDDDSTGAVATDADQMEVIRVVLPMDAEDSSSDAHLHGHVVNSSSDTMGTITTTEPNGTTVTHSIPIHSMADLAAIKDGVDLAQQVANGQVTVVQTTEDDDGTPFITVTVSGQEQNYQVQYVDSELYHSNSSQTQMTYPFCPVGDYQGNGQTAYYSTTGQYGATSSAGGSSNGAHSTTLPYLVPVEEGILLNGSAHSLSQSQSQSHGRDSPHSLTEVAYIQEAQSTPQTPTSTTTTHSASGGSLGTGGGGASPDSDQSALGSSNKIASATIKWLSRNYETADGVSLPRSTLYNHYMQHCSEHKLEPVNAASFGKLIRSVFSGLRTRRLGTRGNSKYHYYGIRIKPGSLLNSQAMDDKQMLAAGYGPSPDGSGGPGSGPMVSVTSSTAGQLAGSNGLGGGHGQRHSNGTKKHTFKPETYEACIQYIGDGTSALPSFPPIELNHSFNSELTLEDVDTFRGLYREHCESFLDAVLNLEFNTVEFLLRDFWRASDNNNLDECEEEKYLSKTKLYLLCHCAEVQKFVREVDYQFYQNTVDVIIPDVLRSIPNALTQAIRNFAKNLEIWLCESMLGVPEQLAQIKTNAVSAFCQTLRRYTSLNHLAQAARAVLQNGAQISQMLSDLNRVDFHNVQEQAAWVSQCAPAVVQRLESDFKAALQQQSSLEQWASWLQLVVESAMEEYNGKPTYARAARQFLLKWSFYSSMIIRDLTLRSASSFGSFHLIRLLFDEYMFYLVEHKIAEAQDKTAIAVICERMKKDMDFEFECQFAYITSDTEHQTTPSSASSGGDVGNEAKRLKQE, from the exons ATGACCACACGCCTGGctccacagcgccagttcatCCTCTCGACGCGCTCTGCCATCGTGGATGCCACCTCGCCACCTGAGGACTcagcggaggagcagcagcagctgaccGTCGAGGTGGAGAGCGCCACCAACGGAGTCATTGGGGGCAGCACCACCAATAGCACCACATCGCCACCGCCGCATGCCGAGCAGTTTGAGTTCTGCACGGAGGATGGCGTCGTTGTGTCCGCCACACTGGAGGATGTCATGACACAG AACTGCCAGCTCTTGCAGAAGAAACTAGTCGACGAGGACGACGATTCGACAGGAGCAGTAGCCACGGATGCCGATCAGATGGAGGTGATTCGCGTCGTACTGCCCATGGATGCCGAGGACTCGAGCAGCGATGCCCATCTGCACGGGCATGTGGtgaacagcagcagcgacacCATGGGCACCATTACCACCACGGAACCGAATGGAACCACCGTGACCCACTCGATACCCATTCACAGTATGGCCGATCTAGCCGCGATCAAGGATGGTGTGGATCTGGCCCAGCAGGTGGCCAATGGTCAGGTGACCGTGGTGCAGACCACCGAGGATGACGATGGAACGCCCTTCATCACCGTGACAG TTTCGGGCCAGGAGCAGAACTACCAAGTGCAATATGTGGACTCTGAGCTGTACCATAGCAACTCCAGCCAGACGCAAAT GACGTATCCGTTCTGCCCGGTGGGGGACTACCAGGGCAACGGCCAGACGGCGTACTACTCGACCACGGGTCAGTACGGAGCCACCTCGTCGGCCGGAGGCTCCTCGAACGGAGCTCACTCCACGACGCTGCCGTACCTGGTGCCCGTGGAGGAGGGCATCCTCCTCAATGGCTCCGCACACTCGCTGTCACAGTCGCAGTCACAGTCGCATGGACGCGATTCGCCACACAGCCTGACG GAGGTCGCGTACATCCAGGAGGCGCAGAGCACGCCCCAGACGCCCACCTCGACGACCACGACCCATTCGGCTAGCGGCGGCAGCCTGGGAACGGGCGGCGGAGGCGCCTCCCCGGATTCCGACCAGAGTGCGctcggcagcagcaacaagatTGCCTCGGCAACG ATCAAGTGGCTGTCGCGCAACTACGAAACGGCGGATGGGGTGAGCCTGCCCAGGAGCACGCTGTACAACCATTACATGCAGCACTGCAGCGAGCACAAGCTGGAGCCCGTGAATGCGGCCAGTTTCGGCAAGCTGATACGTTCCGTGTTCTCCGGACTGCGCACACGTCGCCTGGGCACGCGCGGCAACTCCAAGTATCACTACTATGGCATCCGCATCAAGCCCGGCTCGTTGCTGAACAGCCAGGCGATGGACGACAAGCAGATGCTGGCTGCCGGCTACGGACCATCCCCGGACGGATCCGGCGGACCGGGCAGCGGACCGATGGTCAGCGTCACCAGCAGCACCGCCGGACAACTGGCCGGCTCCAATGGATTGGGCGGTGGCCATGGCCAGCGGCACAGCAACGGCACCAAGAAGCACACCTTCAAGCCGGAAACCTACGAGGCGTGCATTCAG TACATCGGCGATGGAACCAGTGCTCTGCCCTCGTTTCCGCCCATCGAGCTGAACCACAGCTTCAACAGCGAACTGACCCTGGAGGACGTGGACACCTTCCGGGGCCTGTATCGGGAGCACTGCGAGTCCTTCCTGGACGCCGTGCTCAACTTGGAGTTCAACACCGTGGAGTTTCTGCTGCGCGACTTCTGGCGGgccagcgacaacaacaatcTGGACGAGTGCGAGGAGGAGAAGTACTTGAGCAAGACGAAGCTGTATCTGTTGTGCCACTGCGCAGAAGTGCAGAAGTTCGTGCGAGAG GTGGACTATCAATTCTACCAGAACACCGTCGATGTCATCATACCGGATGTGCTCCGCTCTATACCAAACGCCCTGACCCAGGCCATTCGGAACTTCGCCAAGAACTTGGAGATCTGGCTGTGCGAGAGCATGCTGGGCGTGCCGGAGCAGCTGGCCCAGATCAAGACCAATGCCGTCTCGGCATTCTGCCAAACGCTGCGGCGCTACACCTCGCTGAATCACCTGGCGCAGGCGGCTCGAGCAGTGCTCCAGAATGGTGCCCAGATCTCCCAGATGCTAAGCGATCTCAATCGTGTCGATTTCCACAATGTTCAG GAGCAAGCTGCTTGGGTGAGTCAATGTGCGCCCGCCGTGGTCCAGCGCTTGGAGAGCGACTTCAAGGCCGCTCTGCAGCAGCAGAGCTCCCTGGAGCAGTGGGCCAGCTGGCTGCAACTGGTGGTGGAGTCGGCCATGGAGGAGTACAACGGGAAGCCGACTTATGCCAGAGCCGCACGCCAGTTCCTGCTAAAGTGGAGCTTCTACAGCTCTATGATCATTCGGGACCTGACGCTGAGATCCGCCTCCAGCTTCGGAAGCTTCCACCTGATTCGCCTGCTGTTCGATGAGTACATGTTCTACCTGGTGGAGCACAAAATCGCCGAGGCACAAGACAAAACAGCCATTGCGGTCATTTGTGAAAGAATG AAAAAGGACATGGACTTTGAGTTCGAGTGCCAGTTCGCCTACATCACCAGCGACACGGAGCACCAGACGACTCCGAGCTCGGCCAGCAGTGGAGGCGACGTGGGCAACGAGGCCAAGCGACTGAAGCAGGAATGA
- the LOC117143831 gene encoding DNA-binding protein RFX2 isoform X3 — protein sequence MTTRLAPQRQFILSTRSAIVDATSPPEDSAEEQQQLTVEVESATNGVIGGSTTNSTTSPPPHAEQFEFCTEDGVVVSATLEDVMTQVKLLPLLQNCQLLQKKLVDEDDDSTGAVATDADQMEVIRVVLPMDAEDSSSDAHLHGHVVNSSSDTMGTITTTEPNGTTVTHSIPIHSMADLAAIKDGVDLAQQVANGQVTVVQTTEDDDGTPFITVTVSGQEQNYQVQYVDSELYHSNSSQTQMTYPFCPVGDYQGNGQTAYYSTTGQYGATSSAGGSSNGAHSTTLPYLVPVEEGILLNGSAHSLSQSQSQSHGRDSPHSLTEVAYIQEAQSTPQTPTSTTTTHSASGGSLGTGGGGASPDSDQSALGSSNKIASATIKWLSRNYETADGVSLPRSTLYNHYMQHCSEHKLEPVNAASFGKLIRSVFSGLRTRRLGTRGNSKYHYYGIRIKPGSLLNSQAMDDKQMLAAGYGPSPDGSGGPGSGPMVSVTSSTAGQLAGSNGLGGGHGQRHSNGTKKHTFKPETYEACIQYIGDGTSALPSFPPIELNHSFNSELTLEDVDTFRGLYREHCESFLDAVLNLEFNTVEFLLRDFWRASDNNNLDECEEEKYLSKTKLYLLCHCAEVQKFVREVDYQFYQNTVDVIIPDVLRSIPNALTQAIRNFAKNLEIWLCESMLGVPEQLAQIKTNAVSAFCQTLRRYTSLNHLAQAARAVLQNGAQISQMLSDLNRVDFHNVQEQAAWVSQCAPAVVQRLESDFKAALQQQSSLEQWASWLQLVVESAMEEYNGKPTYARAARQFLLKWSFYSSMIIRDLTLRSASSFGSFHLIRLLFDEYMFYLVEHKIAEAQDKTAIAVICERMKKDMDFEFECQFAYITSDTEHQTTPSSASSGGDVGNEAKRLKQE from the exons ATGACCACACGCCTGGctccacagcgccagttcatCCTCTCGACGCGCTCTGCCATCGTGGATGCCACCTCGCCACCTGAGGACTcagcggaggagcagcagcagctgaccGTCGAGGTGGAGAGCGCCACCAACGGAGTCATTGGGGGCAGCACCACCAATAGCACCACATCGCCACCGCCGCATGCCGAGCAGTTTGAGTTCTGCACGGAGGATGGCGTCGTTGTGTCCGCCACACTGGAGGATGTCATGACACAG GTAAAACTTTTACCCCTCTTGCAGAACTGCCAGCTCTTGCAGAAGAAACTAGTCGACGAGGACGACGATTCGACAGGAGCAGTAGCCACGGATGCCGATCAGATGGAGGTGATTCGCGTCGTACTGCCCATGGATGCCGAGGACTCGAGCAGCGATGCCCATCTGCACGGGCATGTGGtgaacagcagcagcgacacCATGGGCACCATTACCACCACGGAACCGAATGGAACCACCGTGACCCACTCGATACCCATTCACAGTATGGCCGATCTAGCCGCGATCAAGGATGGTGTGGATCTGGCCCAGCAGGTGGCCAATGGTCAGGTGACCGTGGTGCAGACCACCGAGGATGACGATGGAACGCCCTTCATCACCGTGACAG TTTCGGGCCAGGAGCAGAACTACCAAGTGCAATATGTGGACTCTGAGCTGTACCATAGCAACTCCAGCCAGACGCAAAT GACGTATCCGTTCTGCCCGGTGGGGGACTACCAGGGCAACGGCCAGACGGCGTACTACTCGACCACGGGTCAGTACGGAGCCACCTCGTCGGCCGGAGGCTCCTCGAACGGAGCTCACTCCACGACGCTGCCGTACCTGGTGCCCGTGGAGGAGGGCATCCTCCTCAATGGCTCCGCACACTCGCTGTCACAGTCGCAGTCACAGTCGCATGGACGCGATTCGCCACACAGCCTGACG GAGGTCGCGTACATCCAGGAGGCGCAGAGCACGCCCCAGACGCCCACCTCGACGACCACGACCCATTCGGCTAGCGGCGGCAGCCTGGGAACGGGCGGCGGAGGCGCCTCCCCGGATTCCGACCAGAGTGCGctcggcagcagcaacaagatTGCCTCGGCAACG ATCAAGTGGCTGTCGCGCAACTACGAAACGGCGGATGGGGTGAGCCTGCCCAGGAGCACGCTGTACAACCATTACATGCAGCACTGCAGCGAGCACAAGCTGGAGCCCGTGAATGCGGCCAGTTTCGGCAAGCTGATACGTTCCGTGTTCTCCGGACTGCGCACACGTCGCCTGGGCACGCGCGGCAACTCCAAGTATCACTACTATGGCATCCGCATCAAGCCCGGCTCGTTGCTGAACAGCCAGGCGATGGACGACAAGCAGATGCTGGCTGCCGGCTACGGACCATCCCCGGACGGATCCGGCGGACCGGGCAGCGGACCGATGGTCAGCGTCACCAGCAGCACCGCCGGACAACTGGCCGGCTCCAATGGATTGGGCGGTGGCCATGGCCAGCGGCACAGCAACGGCACCAAGAAGCACACCTTCAAGCCGGAAACCTACGAGGCGTGCATTCAG TACATCGGCGATGGAACCAGTGCTCTGCCCTCGTTTCCGCCCATCGAGCTGAACCACAGCTTCAACAGCGAACTGACCCTGGAGGACGTGGACACCTTCCGGGGCCTGTATCGGGAGCACTGCGAGTCCTTCCTGGACGCCGTGCTCAACTTGGAGTTCAACACCGTGGAGTTTCTGCTGCGCGACTTCTGGCGGgccagcgacaacaacaatcTGGACGAGTGCGAGGAGGAGAAGTACTTGAGCAAGACGAAGCTGTATCTGTTGTGCCACTGCGCAGAAGTGCAGAAGTTCGTGCGAGAG GTGGACTATCAATTCTACCAGAACACCGTCGATGTCATCATACCGGATGTGCTCCGCTCTATACCAAACGCCCTGACCCAGGCCATTCGGAACTTCGCCAAGAACTTGGAGATCTGGCTGTGCGAGAGCATGCTGGGCGTGCCGGAGCAGCTGGCCCAGATCAAGACCAATGCCGTCTCGGCATTCTGCCAAACGCTGCGGCGCTACACCTCGCTGAATCACCTGGCGCAGGCGGCTCGAGCAGTGCTCCAGAATGGTGCCCAGATCTCCCAGATGCTAAGCGATCTCAATCGTGTCGATTTCCACAATGTTCAG GAGCAAGCTGCTTGGGTGAGTCAATGTGCGCCCGCCGTGGTCCAGCGCTTGGAGAGCGACTTCAAGGCCGCTCTGCAGCAGCAGAGCTCCCTGGAGCAGTGGGCCAGCTGGCTGCAACTGGTGGTGGAGTCGGCCATGGAGGAGTACAACGGGAAGCCGACTTATGCCAGAGCCGCACGCCAGTTCCTGCTAAAGTGGAGCTTCTACAGCTCTATGATCATTCGGGACCTGACGCTGAGATCCGCCTCCAGCTTCGGAAGCTTCCACCTGATTCGCCTGCTGTTCGATGAGTACATGTTCTACCTGGTGGAGCACAAAATCGCCGAGGCACAAGACAAAACAGCCATTGCGGTCATTTGTGAAAGAATG AAAAAGGACATGGACTTTGAGTTCGAGTGCCAGTTCGCCTACATCACCAGCGACACGGAGCACCAGACGACTCCGAGCTCGGCCAGCAGTGGAGGCGACGTGGGCAACGAGGCCAAGCGACTGAAGCAGGAATGA
- the LOC117143831 gene encoding DNA-binding protein RFX2 isoform X2: MTTRLAPQRQFILSTRSAIVDATSPPEDSAEEQQQLTVEVESATNGVIGGSTTNSTTSPPPHAEQFEFCTEDGVVVSATLEDVMTQNCQLLQKKLVDEDDDSTGAVATDADQMEVIRVVLPMDAEDSSSDAHLHGHVVNSSSDTMGTITTTEPNGTTVTHSIPIHSMADLAAIKDGVDLAQQVANGQVTVVQTTEDDDGTPFITVTVSGQEQNYQVQYVDSELYHSNSSQTQMTYPFCPVGDYQGNGQTAYYSTTGQYGATSSAGGSSNGAHSTTLPYLVPVEEGILLNGSAHSLSQSQSQSHGRDSPHSLTVSSRDWERDADRVNGTNRHWVQEVAYIQEAQSTPQTPTSTTTTHSASGGSLGTGGGGASPDSDQSALGSSNKIASATIKWLSRNYETADGVSLPRSTLYNHYMQHCSEHKLEPVNAASFGKLIRSVFSGLRTRRLGTRGNSKYHYYGIRIKPGSLLNSQAMDDKQMLAAGYGPSPDGSGGPGSGPMVSVTSSTAGQLAGSNGLGGGHGQRHSNGTKKHTFKPETYEACIQYIGDGTSALPSFPPIELNHSFNSELTLEDVDTFRGLYREHCESFLDAVLNLEFNTVEFLLRDFWRASDNNNLDECEEEKYLSKTKLYLLCHCAEVQKFVREVDYQFYQNTVDVIIPDVLRSIPNALTQAIRNFAKNLEIWLCESMLGVPEQLAQIKTNAVSAFCQTLRRYTSLNHLAQAARAVLQNGAQISQMLSDLNRVDFHNVQEQAAWVSQCAPAVVQRLESDFKAALQQQSSLEQWASWLQLVVESAMEEYNGKPTYARAARQFLLKWSFYSSMIIRDLTLRSASSFGSFHLIRLLFDEYMFYLVEHKIAEAQDKTAIAVICERMKKDMDFEFECQFAYITSDTEHQTTPSSASSGGDVGNEAKRLKQE; this comes from the exons ATGACCACACGCCTGGctccacagcgccagttcatCCTCTCGACGCGCTCTGCCATCGTGGATGCCACCTCGCCACCTGAGGACTcagcggaggagcagcagcagctgaccGTCGAGGTGGAGAGCGCCACCAACGGAGTCATTGGGGGCAGCACCACCAATAGCACCACATCGCCACCGCCGCATGCCGAGCAGTTTGAGTTCTGCACGGAGGATGGCGTCGTTGTGTCCGCCACACTGGAGGATGTCATGACACAG AACTGCCAGCTCTTGCAGAAGAAACTAGTCGACGAGGACGACGATTCGACAGGAGCAGTAGCCACGGATGCCGATCAGATGGAGGTGATTCGCGTCGTACTGCCCATGGATGCCGAGGACTCGAGCAGCGATGCCCATCTGCACGGGCATGTGGtgaacagcagcagcgacacCATGGGCACCATTACCACCACGGAACCGAATGGAACCACCGTGACCCACTCGATACCCATTCACAGTATGGCCGATCTAGCCGCGATCAAGGATGGTGTGGATCTGGCCCAGCAGGTGGCCAATGGTCAGGTGACCGTGGTGCAGACCACCGAGGATGACGATGGAACGCCCTTCATCACCGTGACAG TTTCGGGCCAGGAGCAGAACTACCAAGTGCAATATGTGGACTCTGAGCTGTACCATAGCAACTCCAGCCAGACGCAAAT GACGTATCCGTTCTGCCCGGTGGGGGACTACCAGGGCAACGGCCAGACGGCGTACTACTCGACCACGGGTCAGTACGGAGCCACCTCGTCGGCCGGAGGCTCCTCGAACGGAGCTCACTCCACGACGCTGCCGTACCTGGTGCCCGTGGAGGAGGGCATCCTCCTCAATGGCTCCGCACACTCGCTGTCACAGTCGCAGTCACAGTCGCATGGACGCGATTCGCCACACAGCCTGACGGTGAGTAGCAGGGATTGGGAGCGGGATGCGGACCGGGTGAACGGAACTAATCGCCACTGGGTGCAGGAGGTCGCGTACATCCAGGAGGCGCAGAGCACGCCCCAGACGCCCACCTCGACGACCACGACCCATTCGGCTAGCGGCGGCAGCCTGGGAACGGGCGGCGGAGGCGCCTCCCCGGATTCCGACCAGAGTGCGctcggcagcagcaacaagatTGCCTCGGCAACG ATCAAGTGGCTGTCGCGCAACTACGAAACGGCGGATGGGGTGAGCCTGCCCAGGAGCACGCTGTACAACCATTACATGCAGCACTGCAGCGAGCACAAGCTGGAGCCCGTGAATGCGGCCAGTTTCGGCAAGCTGATACGTTCCGTGTTCTCCGGACTGCGCACACGTCGCCTGGGCACGCGCGGCAACTCCAAGTATCACTACTATGGCATCCGCATCAAGCCCGGCTCGTTGCTGAACAGCCAGGCGATGGACGACAAGCAGATGCTGGCTGCCGGCTACGGACCATCCCCGGACGGATCCGGCGGACCGGGCAGCGGACCGATGGTCAGCGTCACCAGCAGCACCGCCGGACAACTGGCCGGCTCCAATGGATTGGGCGGTGGCCATGGCCAGCGGCACAGCAACGGCACCAAGAAGCACACCTTCAAGCCGGAAACCTACGAGGCGTGCATTCAG TACATCGGCGATGGAACCAGTGCTCTGCCCTCGTTTCCGCCCATCGAGCTGAACCACAGCTTCAACAGCGAACTGACCCTGGAGGACGTGGACACCTTCCGGGGCCTGTATCGGGAGCACTGCGAGTCCTTCCTGGACGCCGTGCTCAACTTGGAGTTCAACACCGTGGAGTTTCTGCTGCGCGACTTCTGGCGGgccagcgacaacaacaatcTGGACGAGTGCGAGGAGGAGAAGTACTTGAGCAAGACGAAGCTGTATCTGTTGTGCCACTGCGCAGAAGTGCAGAAGTTCGTGCGAGAG GTGGACTATCAATTCTACCAGAACACCGTCGATGTCATCATACCGGATGTGCTCCGCTCTATACCAAACGCCCTGACCCAGGCCATTCGGAACTTCGCCAAGAACTTGGAGATCTGGCTGTGCGAGAGCATGCTGGGCGTGCCGGAGCAGCTGGCCCAGATCAAGACCAATGCCGTCTCGGCATTCTGCCAAACGCTGCGGCGCTACACCTCGCTGAATCACCTGGCGCAGGCGGCTCGAGCAGTGCTCCAGAATGGTGCCCAGATCTCCCAGATGCTAAGCGATCTCAATCGTGTCGATTTCCACAATGTTCAG GAGCAAGCTGCTTGGGTGAGTCAATGTGCGCCCGCCGTGGTCCAGCGCTTGGAGAGCGACTTCAAGGCCGCTCTGCAGCAGCAGAGCTCCCTGGAGCAGTGGGCCAGCTGGCTGCAACTGGTGGTGGAGTCGGCCATGGAGGAGTACAACGGGAAGCCGACTTATGCCAGAGCCGCACGCCAGTTCCTGCTAAAGTGGAGCTTCTACAGCTCTATGATCATTCGGGACCTGACGCTGAGATCCGCCTCCAGCTTCGGAAGCTTCCACCTGATTCGCCTGCTGTTCGATGAGTACATGTTCTACCTGGTGGAGCACAAAATCGCCGAGGCACAAGACAAAACAGCCATTGCGGTCATTTGTGAAAGAATG AAAAAGGACATGGACTTTGAGTTCGAGTGCCAGTTCGCCTACATCACCAGCGACACGGAGCACCAGACGACTCCGAGCTCGGCCAGCAGTGGAGGCGACGTGGGCAACGAGGCCAAGCGACTGAAGCAGGAATGA